One part of the Arabidopsis thaliana chromosome 4, partial sequence genome encodes these proteins:
- a CDS encoding DEK domain-containing chromatin associated protein (DEK domain-containing chromatin associated protein; CONTAINS InterPro DOMAIN/s: DEK, C-terminal (InterPro:IPR014876); BEST Arabidopsis thaliana protein match is: DEK domain-containing chromatin associated protein (TAIR:AT5G55660.1); Has 293195 Blast hits to 121176 proteins in 3836 species: Archae - 1379; Bacteria - 45347; Metazoa - 110567; Fungi - 36004; Plants - 15140; Viruses - 1802; Other Eukaryotes - 82956 (source: NCBI BLink).) — MGEDTKATIEPTANKTTSLEKPSEAMAGKENAGGKETQELAKDEDMAEPDNMEIDAQIKKDDEKAETEDKESEVKKNEDNAETQKMEEKVEVTKDEGQAEATNMDEDADGKKEQTDDGVSVEDTVMKENVESKDNNYAKDDEKETKETDITEADHKKAGKEDIQHEADKANGTKDGNTGDIKEEGTLVDEDKGTDMDEKVENGDENKQVENVEGKEKEDKEENKTKEVEAAKAEVDESKVEDEKEGSEDENDNEKVESKDAKEDEKEETNDDKEDEKEESKGSKKRGKGTSSGGKVREKNKTEEVKKDAEPRTPFSDRPVRERKSVERLVALIDKDSSKEFRVEKGRGAYLKDIPNVANKVMRKRSDETLKLLHPILFGGRRGKAAQIKTNILGFSGFVWHGDEKKAKEKVKEKLEKCTKEKLWEFCDVLDIHITKATTKKEDIITKLFEFLEKPHVTGDVTGDTTVSEKEKSSKGAKRKRTPKKTSPTAGSSSSKRSAKSQKKSEEATKVVKKSLAHSDDESEEEKEEEEKQEEEKAEEKEEKKEEENENGIPDKSEDEAPQPSESEEKDESEEHSEEETTKKKRGSRLSAGKKESAGRARNKKAVVAAKSSPPEKITQKRSSAKRKKTDDDSDTSPKASSKRKKSENPIKASPAPSKSASKEKPVKRAGKGKDKPSDKVLKNAIVEILKRVDFSTATFTDILKELAKEFTEDLTPRKSSIKMIIQEELTKLADEEEEEEKKEEDSEKEEAGGSGGGEEVKA, encoded by the exons ATGGGggaagatacaaaggcaacCATTGAGCCAACCGCAAACAAGACTACTTCTCTTGAAAAGCCATCAGAGGCTATGGCTGGAAAGGAGAATGCTGGGGGTAAGGAAACACAAGAACTGGCGAAAGATGAGGATATGGCTGAGCCAGACAATATGGAGATAGATGCTCAGAttaagaaagatgatgaaaaagcTGAGACGGAAGATAAAGAGTCAGAggttaagaaaaatgaagacaaTGCTGAGACTCaaaaaatggaagagaagGTTGAGGTCACCAAAGATGAGGGACAAGCAGAGGCTACCAACATGGATGAAGATGCCGATGGAAAGAAAGAGCAAACTGATGATGGTGTTTCAGTGGAAGATACTGTAATGAAGGAAAACGTGGAATCTAAAGACAATAACTATGccaaagatgatgaaaaagagaCCAAAGAGACAGATATTACTGAGGCAGACCACAAAAAAGCTGGGAAGGAGGACATACAACATGAAGCTGACAAAGCAAATGGAACAAAAGATGGCAATACAGGAGACATCAAAGAGGAAGGGACACTGGTAGATGAAGACAAAGGGACAGATATGGATGAAAAAGTGGAGAATGGGgatgaaaataaacaagtgGAGAATGttgaaggaaaagaaaaggaagataaggaagaaaataaaacaaaggaaGTTGAGGCGGCAAAGGCTGAGGTGGATGAGTCAAAggtagaagatgaaaaagaagggAGTGAGGATGAGAACGACAATGAAAAAGTGGAGAGCAAAGATGCAAAGGAAGATGAGAAAGAGGAGAcaaatgatgataaagaagatgaaaaagaagagagcaaGGGTTCTAAAAAGCGTGGGAAAGGGACGAGTTCTGGAGGAAAGGTTCGCGAGAAGAATAAAACCGAGGAAGTAAAAAAGGATGCAGAGCCTAGGACTCCTTTCTCTGATCGCCCTGTGCGTGAGCGGAAATCTGTTGAGAGGCTTGTTGCATTGATTGATAAAGACTCCTCGAAAGAATTCCGTGTTGAAAAG GGGCGAGGTGCATATCTCAAAGATATTCCCAATG TTGCTAACAAGGTAATGAGGAAGAGGTCTGATGAAACTTTGAAGCTGCTTCACCCAATTCTATTTGGTGGGAGGAGAGGGAAG GCTGCTCAGATCAAGACAAACATATTGGGCTTCTCTGGTTTCGTTTGGCATGGAGATGAG aagaaagcaaaagaaaaagtaaaagaaaagcttGAGAAATGCACCAAAGAGAAACTGTGGGAGTTTTGTGATGTGTTGGACATACACATTACCAAGGCTACAACAAAGAAG GAAGATATTATTACAAAACTGTTTGAGTTTTTGGAGAAACCTCATGTGACAGGTGATGTGACCGGTGACACTACAGTTTCtgagaaagagaag TCAAGTAAGGGAGCAAAACGCAAGAGAACTCCCAAGAAAACTTCACCTACAGCTGGGAGTTCATCCTCCAAACGATCAGCAAAG AGCCAAAAAAAGTCTGAAGAAGCAACAAAAGTTGTCAAAAAGAGTTTAGCTCATTCTGATgatgaatctgaagaagagaaagaagaagaagaaaaacaagaggaggagaaggcagaagagaaagaagagaaaaaagaggaGGAGAATGAAAATGGCATTCCTGATAAATCTGAGGATGAGGCGCCTCAGCCTTCTGAAAGCGAGGAGAAAGATGAATCTGAGGAGcattctgaagaagaaactacaAAGAAGAAACGTGGTTCTAGATTGTCAGCTGGGAAGAAAGAATCAGCAGGGAGAGCCAGAAACAAGAAAGCAGTGGTCGCTGCAAAATCCAGTCCACCAGAGAAGATTACACAGAAGCGGTCATCAGCCAAACGAAAGAAGACTGATGATGACAGTGATACAAGTCCAAAGGCGTCCTCTAAGAGGAAGAAGTCTGAAAACCCTATCAAGGCCTCCCCGGCTCCTTCAAAGTCTGCATCAAAAGAGAAGCCAG TAAAAAGGGCTGGAAAAGGGAAAGACAAGCCGAGTGATAAAGTGCTGAAAAATGCAATCGTTGAGATCTTGAAAAGAGTGGACTTTAGTACG GCTACGTTCACGGACATCCTTAAAGAACTTG CTAAGGAGTTCACAGAAGATCTCACTCCAAGAAAGTCATCTATAAAGATGATAATCCAAGAGGAGCTCACCAAATTAGcagatgaggaggaggaggaggaaaagaaagaagaggattCAGAGAAGGAGGAAGCAGGAGGGTCTGGTGGTGGTGAGGAGGTGAAAGCCTAA
- the WRKY20 gene encoding WRKY family transcription factor family protein (WRKY20; CONTAINS InterPro DOMAIN/s: DNA-binding WRKY (InterPro:IPR003657); BEST Arabidopsis thaliana protein match is: WRKY DNA-binding protein 2 (TAIR:AT5G56270.1); Has 5750 Blast hits to 3121 proteins in 204 species: Archae - 0; Bacteria - 8; Metazoa - 8; Fungi - 10; Plants - 5662; Viruses - 0; Other Eukaryotes - 62 (source: NCBI BLink).) produces MNPQANDRKEFQGDCSATGDLTAKHDSAGGNGGGGARYKLMSPAKLPISRSTDITIPPGLSPTSFLESPVFISNIKPEPSPTTGSLFKPRPVHISASSSSYTGRGFHQNTFTEQKSSEFEFRPPASNMVYAELGKIRSEPPVHFQGQGHGSSHSPSSISDAAGSSSELSRPTPPCQMTPTSSDIPAGSDQEESIQTSQNDSRGSTPSILADDGYNWRKYGQKHVKGSEFPRSYYKCTHPNCEVKKLFERSHDGQITDIIYKGTHDHPKPQPGRRNSGGMAAQEERLDKYPSSTGRDEKGSGVYNLSNPNEQTGNPEVPPISASDDGGEAAASNRNKDEPDDDDPFSKRRRMEGAMEITPLVKPIREPRVVVQTLSEVDILDDGYRWRKYGQKVVRGNPNPRSYYKCTAHGCPVRKHVERASHDPKAVITTYEGKHDHDVPTSKSSSNHEIQPRFRPDETDTISLNLGVGISSDGPNHASNEHQHQNQQLVNQTHPNGVNFRFVHASPMSSYYASLNSGMNQYGQRETKNETQNGDISSLNNSSYPYPPNMGRVQSGP; encoded by the exons ATGAACCCTCAAGCTAATGACCGGAAGGAGTTTCAGGGAGATTGTTCGGCGACGGGAGATCTCACGGCAAAGCACGATTCAGCTGGAGGAAACGGAGGTGGAGGTGCTAGGTATAAGCTGATGTCACCGGCCAAGCTTCCGATCTCGAGGTCGACTGATATCACGATTCCTCCTGGGTTGAGTCCGACTTCGTTTTTGGAATCTCCTGTTTTCATCTCCAACATCAAG CCAGAACCTTCCCCTACTACTGGTTCTTTGTTCAAGCCTCGACCAGTGCACATTTCTGCTAGCTCAAGTTCTTATACAGGCAGGGGGTTCCATCAGAACACCTTTACTGAGCAGAAGTCCAGTGAATTTGAGTTCAGACCTCCTGCATCAAATATG GTATATGCAGAGCTTGGCAAGATTAGAAGTGAGCCACCAGTACATTTTCAAGGCCAGGGCCATGGATCCTCACACTCACCTTCTTCGATCAGTGATGCTGCAGGTTCCTCAAGTGAGCTAAGCCGGCCAACTCCTCCTTGTCAGATGACACCAACGAGCTCAGATATTCCGGCTGGATCTGATCAAGAGGAATCAATCCAGACTTCCCAAAATGACTCCAGAGGAAGCACTCCATCCATCTTGGCTGATGATGGTTATAACTGGAGAAAATATGGTCAAAAGCATGTCAAAGGGAGTGAATTTCCCCGGAGCTATTATAAATGTACACATCCTAATTGTGAAGTGAAAAAGTTATTTGAAAGATCTCATGATGGGCAGATCACCGATATTATATACAAGGGTACACATGACCATCCTAAACCTCAACCTGGTCGCCGAAACTCTGGTGGTATGGCTGCACAAGAAGAAAGGCTAGACAAGTATCCTTCTTCAACTGGCCGAGATG AGAAGGGATCTGGCGTCTACAACTTGTCTAACCCCAATGAACAAACTGGTAACCCTGAAGTACCTCCTATCTCAGCATCTGACGATGGTGGAGAAGCGGCAGCGTCAAATAGGAATAAAGATGAGCCGGACGATGATGATCCATTCTCAAAACGGAG GAGGATGGAGGGTGCGATGGAAATAACTCCACTAGTGAAACCCATCCGGGAGCCTCGGGTTGTTGTTCAAACTCTGAGTGAGGTTGACATTCTGGATGATGGTTATAGATGGCGCAAATATGGGCAGAAAGTCGTAAGGGGGAACCCAAATCCCAG GAGCTACTACAAATGCACAGCTCATGGATGCCCAGTGAGAAAACACGTGGAGAGAGCATCACATGATCCAAAAGCTGTAATAACAACATACGAAGGCAAACACGATCATGATGTTCCCACTTCAAAGTCTAGCAGCAATCACGAAATCCAGCCTCGGTTCAGACCAGATGAAACAGACACCATCAGCCTCAATCTTGGTGTTGGAATCTCATCTGATGGACCTAACCACGCTTCCAACGAACATCAGCACCAGAATCAACAACTTGTCAACCAAACTCACCCAAATGGAGTCAATTTCAGGTTTGTTCATGCTAGTCCCATGTCATCCTACTATGCTAGCTTAAATAGCGGTATGAATCAGTACGGccagagagaaacaaagaacgAGACTCAAAATGGTGACATCTCGTCCTTGAACAATTCATCTTACCCATATCCGCCCAACATGGGGAGAGTACAATCGGGTCcgtaa
- the WRKY20 gene encoding WRKY family transcription factor family protein, whose translation MSPAKLPISRSTDITIPPGLSPTSFLESPVFISNIKPEPSPTTGSLFKPRPVHISASSSSYTGRGFHQNTFTEQKSSEFEFRPPASNMVYAELGKIRSEPPVHFQGQGHGSSHSPSSISDAAGSSSELSRPTPPCQMTPTSSDIPAGSDQEESIQTSQNDSRGSTPSILADDGYNWRKYGQKHVKGSEFPRSYYKCTHPNCEVKKLFERSHDGQITDIIYKGTHDHPKPQPGRRNSGGMAAQEERLDKYPSSTGRDEKGSGVYNLSNPNEQTGNPEVPPISASDDGGEAAASNRNKDEPDDDDPFSKRRRMEGAMEITPLVKPIREPRVVVQTLSEVDILDDGYRWRKYGQKVVRGNPNPRSYYKCTAHGCPVRKHVERASHDPKAVITTYEGKHDHDVPTSKSSSNHEIQPRFRPDETDTISLNLGVGISSDGPNHASNEHQHQNQQLVNQTHPNGVNFRFVHASPMSSYYASLNSGMNQYGQRETKNETQNGDISSLNNSSYPYPPNMGRVQSGP comes from the exons ATGTCACCGGCCAAGCTTCCGATCTCGAGGTCGACTGATATCACGATTCCTCCTGGGTTGAGTCCGACTTCGTTTTTGGAATCTCCTGTTTTCATCTCCAACATCAAG CCAGAACCTTCCCCTACTACTGGTTCTTTGTTCAAGCCTCGACCAGTGCACATTTCTGCTAGCTCAAGTTCTTATACAGGCAGGGGGTTCCATCAGAACACCTTTACTGAGCAGAAGTCCAGTGAATTTGAGTTCAGACCTCCTGCATCAAATATG GTATATGCAGAGCTTGGCAAGATTAGAAGTGAGCCACCAGTACATTTTCAAGGCCAGGGCCATGGATCCTCACACTCACCTTCTTCGATCAGTGATGCTGCAGGTTCCTCAAGTGAGCTAAGCCGGCCAACTCCTCCTTGTCAGATGACACCAACGAGCTCAGATATTCCGGCTGGATCTGATCAAGAGGAATCAATCCAGACTTCCCAAAATGACTCCAGAGGAAGCACTCCATCCATCTTGGCTGATGATGGTTATAACTGGAGAAAATATGGTCAAAAGCATGTCAAAGGGAGTGAATTTCCCCGGAGCTATTATAAATGTACACATCCTAATTGTGAAGTGAAAAAGTTATTTGAAAGATCTCATGATGGGCAGATCACCGATATTATATACAAGGGTACACATGACCATCCTAAACCTCAACCTGGTCGCCGAAACTCTGGTGGTATGGCTGCACAAGAAGAAAGGCTAGACAAGTATCCTTCTTCAACTGGCCGAGATG AGAAGGGATCTGGCGTCTACAACTTGTCTAACCCCAATGAACAAACTGGTAACCCTGAAGTACCTCCTATCTCAGCATCTGACGATGGTGGAGAAGCGGCAGCGTCAAATAGGAATAAAGATGAGCCGGACGATGATGATCCATTCTCAAAACGGAG GAGGATGGAGGGTGCGATGGAAATAACTCCACTAGTGAAACCCATCCGGGAGCCTCGGGTTGTTGTTCAAACTCTGAGTGAGGTTGACATTCTGGATGATGGTTATAGATGGCGCAAATATGGGCAGAAAGTCGTAAGGGGGAACCCAAATCCCAG GAGCTACTACAAATGCACAGCTCATGGATGCCCAGTGAGAAAACACGTGGAGAGAGCATCACATGATCCAAAAGCTGTAATAACAACATACGAAGGCAAACACGATCATGATGTTCCCACTTCAAAGTCTAGCAGCAATCACGAAATCCAGCCTCGGTTCAGACCAGATGAAACAGACACCATCAGCCTCAATCTTGGTGTTGGAATCTCATCTGATGGACCTAACCACGCTTCCAACGAACATCAGCACCAGAATCAACAACTTGTCAACCAAACTCACCCAAATGGAGTCAATTTCAGGTTTGTTCATGCTAGTCCCATGTCATCCTACTATGCTAGCTTAAATAGCGGTATGAATCAGTACGGccagagagaaacaaagaacgAGACTCAAAATGGTGACATCTCGTCCTTGAACAATTCATCTTACCCATATCCGCCCAACATGGGGAGAGTACAATCGGGTCcgtaa
- the WRKY20 gene encoding WRKY family transcription factor family protein (WRKY20; CONTAINS InterPro DOMAIN/s: DNA-binding WRKY (InterPro:IPR003657); BEST Arabidopsis thaliana protein match is: WRKY DNA-binding protein 3 (TAIR:AT2G03340.1); Has 30201 Blast hits to 17322 proteins in 780 species: Archae - 12; Bacteria - 1396; Metazoa - 17338; Fungi - 3422; Plants - 5037; Viruses - 0; Other Eukaryotes - 2996 (source: NCBI BLink).) — protein MILLPEPSPTTGSLFKPRPVHISASSSSYTGRGFHQNTFTEQKSSEFEFRPPASNMVYAELGKIRSEPPVHFQGQGHGSSHSPSSISDAAGSSSELSRPTPPCQMTPTSSDIPAGSDQEESIQTSQNDSRGSTPSILADDGYNWRKYGQKHVKGSEFPRSYYKCTHPNCEVKKLFERSHDGQITDIIYKGTHDHPKPQPGRRNSGGMAAQEERLDKYPSSTGRDEKGSGVYNLSNPNEQTGNPEVPPISASDDGGEAAASNRNKDEPDDDDPFSKRRRMEGAMEITPLVKPIREPRVVVQTLSEVDILDDGYRWRKYGQKVVRGNPNPRSYYKCTAHGCPVRKHVERASHDPKAVITTYEGKHDHDVPTSKSSSNHEIQPRFRPDETDTISLNLGVGISSDGPNHASNEHQHQNQQLVNQTHPNGVNFRFVHASPMSSYYASLNSGMNQYGQRETKNETQNGDISSLNNSSYPYPPNMGRVQSGP, from the exons ATGATTCTGTTG CCAGAACCTTCCCCTACTACTGGTTCTTTGTTCAAGCCTCGACCAGTGCACATTTCTGCTAGCTCAAGTTCTTATACAGGCAGGGGGTTCCATCAGAACACCTTTACTGAGCAGAAGTCCAGTGAATTTGAGTTCAGACCTCCTGCATCAAATATG GTATATGCAGAGCTTGGCAAGATTAGAAGTGAGCCACCAGTACATTTTCAAGGCCAGGGCCATGGATCCTCACACTCACCTTCTTCGATCAGTGATGCTGCAGGTTCCTCAAGTGAGCTAAGCCGGCCAACTCCTCCTTGTCAGATGACACCAACGAGCTCAGATATTCCGGCTGGATCTGATCAAGAGGAATCAATCCAGACTTCCCAAAATGACTCCAGAGGAAGCACTCCATCCATCTTGGCTGATGATGGTTATAACTGGAGAAAATATGGTCAAAAGCATGTCAAAGGGAGTGAATTTCCCCGGAGCTATTATAAATGTACACATCCTAATTGTGAAGTGAAAAAGTTATTTGAAAGATCTCATGATGGGCAGATCACCGATATTATATACAAGGGTACACATGACCATCCTAAACCTCAACCTGGTCGCCGAAACTCTGGTGGTATGGCTGCACAAGAAGAAAGGCTAGACAAGTATCCTTCTTCAACTGGCCGAGATG AGAAGGGATCTGGCGTCTACAACTTGTCTAACCCCAATGAACAAACTGGTAACCCTGAAGTACCTCCTATCTCAGCATCTGACGATGGTGGAGAAGCGGCAGCGTCAAATAGGAATAAAGATGAGCCGGACGATGATGATCCATTCTCAAAACGGAG GAGGATGGAGGGTGCGATGGAAATAACTCCACTAGTGAAACCCATCCGGGAGCCTCGGGTTGTTGTTCAAACTCTGAGTGAGGTTGACATTCTGGATGATGGTTATAGATGGCGCAAATATGGGCAGAAAGTCGTAAGGGGGAACCCAAATCCCAG GAGCTACTACAAATGCACAGCTCATGGATGCCCAGTGAGAAAACACGTGGAGAGAGCATCACATGATCCAAAAGCTGTAATAACAACATACGAAGGCAAACACGATCATGATGTTCCCACTTCAAAGTCTAGCAGCAATCACGAAATCCAGCCTCGGTTCAGACCAGATGAAACAGACACCATCAGCCTCAATCTTGGTGTTGGAATCTCATCTGATGGACCTAACCACGCTTCCAACGAACATCAGCACCAGAATCAACAACTTGTCAACCAAACTCACCCAAATGGAGTCAATTTCAGGTTTGTTCATGCTAGTCCCATGTCATCCTACTATGCTAGCTTAAATAGCGGTATGAATCAGTACGGccagagagaaacaaagaacgAGACTCAAAATGGTGACATCTCGTCCTTGAACAATTCATCTTACCCATATCCGCCCAACATGGGGAGAGTACAATCGGGTCcgtaa
- the WRKY20 gene encoding WRKY family transcription factor family protein, whose product MTPTSSDIPAGSDQEESIQTSQNDSRGSTPSILADDGYNWRKYGQKHVKGSEFPRSYYKCTHPNCEVKKLFERSHDGQITDIIYKGTHDHPKPQPGRRNSGGMAAQEERLDKYPSSTGRDEKGSGVYNLSNPNEQTGNPEVPPISASDDGGEAAASNRNKDEPDDDDPFSKRRRMEGAMEITPLVKPIREPRVVVQTLSEVDILDDGYRWRKYGQKVVRGNPNPRSYYKCTAHGCPVRKHVERASHDPKAVITTYEGKHDHDVPTSKSSSNHEIQPRFRPDETDTISLNLGVGISSDGPNHASNEHQHQNQQLVNQTHPNGVNFRFVHASPMSSYYASLNSGMNQYGQRETKNETQNGDISSLNNSSYPYPPNMGRVQSGP is encoded by the exons ATGACACCAACGAGCTCAGATATTCCGGCTGGATCTGATCAAGAGGAATCAATCCAGACTTCCCAAAATGACTCCAGAGGAAGCACTCCATCCATCTTGGCTGATGATGGTTATAACTGGAGAAAATATGGTCAAAAGCATGTCAAAGGGAGTGAATTTCCCCGGAGCTATTATAAATGTACACATCCTAATTGTGAAGTGAAAAAGTTATTTGAAAGATCTCATGATGGGCAGATCACCGATATTATATACAAGGGTACACATGACCATCCTAAACCTCAACCTGGTCGCCGAAACTCTGGTGGTATGGCTGCACAAGAAGAAAGGCTAGACAAGTATCCTTCTTCAACTGGCCGAGATG AGAAGGGATCTGGCGTCTACAACTTGTCTAACCCCAATGAACAAACTGGTAACCCTGAAGTACCTCCTATCTCAGCATCTGACGATGGTGGAGAAGCGGCAGCGTCAAATAGGAATAAAGATGAGCCGGACGATGATGATCCATTCTCAAAACGGAG GAGGATGGAGGGTGCGATGGAAATAACTCCACTAGTGAAACCCATCCGGGAGCCTCGGGTTGTTGTTCAAACTCTGAGTGAGGTTGACATTCTGGATGATGGTTATAGATGGCGCAAATATGGGCAGAAAGTCGTAAGGGGGAACCCAAATCCCAG GAGCTACTACAAATGCACAGCTCATGGATGCCCAGTGAGAAAACACGTGGAGAGAGCATCACATGATCCAAAAGCTGTAATAACAACATACGAAGGCAAACACGATCATGATGTTCCCACTTCAAAGTCTAGCAGCAATCACGAAATCCAGCCTCGGTTCAGACCAGATGAAACAGACACCATCAGCCTCAATCTTGGTGTTGGAATCTCATCTGATGGACCTAACCACGCTTCCAACGAACATCAGCACCAGAATCAACAACTTGTCAACCAAACTCACCCAAATGGAGTCAATTTCAGGTTTGTTCATGCTAGTCCCATGTCATCCTACTATGCTAGCTTAAATAGCGGTATGAATCAGTACGGccagagagaaacaaagaacgAGACTCAAAATGGTGACATCTCGTCCTTGAACAATTCATCTTACCCATATCCGCCCAACATGGGGAGAGTACAATCGGGTCcgtaa